A DNA window from Geovibrio ferrireducens contains the following coding sequences:
- a CDS encoding helix-turn-helix domain-containing protein, with amino-acid sequence MKGKNTQFDIEGIITRLKGSLSVQRDNELAEKIGTHPRSISQWRMKNTISMDLLVGACLQCELSIDYIVNGKRVPGQDSNIFSQIFKTLYGEKYENIFHALSVDKKVKLITTLYEQSGNEISEKLVDDLIRLVS; translated from the coding sequence ATGAAAGGTAAGAATACTCAATTTGATATAGAGGGAATTATAACAAGGCTGAAAGGGTCCCTGTCTGTTCAAAGGGATAATGAATTAGCAGAAAAGATCGGAACACACCCGAGAAGCATTTCTCAGTGGCGCATGAAAAACACGATCAGCATGGATCTGTTGGTTGGGGCATGCTTGCAGTGCGAACTTAGTATTGATTATATCGTGAATGGCAAAAGGGTGCCCGGACAGGATTCAAATATCTTTTCCCAAATATTCAAAACATTATATGGCGAGAAATATGAAAATATTTTTCATGCTCTCTCTGTGGATAAAAAGGTAAAACTAATAACCACTCTTTACGAACAATCCGGCAACGAAATTAGCGAAAAACTGGTTGATGATTTGATCAGACTCGTCTCCTAG
- a CDS encoding PAS domain-containing protein: MKITKEMTVHKVVSQYPHLKDIFIESGFKSITDPIKFSTVAKVISLENACRMKDVDPAAFLEKLNNAVGGGYDKSSEMERHIEIDKNRAEKIAAIVSKFFDGADRVLLQKEYDAIAPVTAAEFAYAEQLISDAGAPDSKFENEIGGVLALFRSSLENNTVPNLPAGHPVSTYIKENAEILRLTAEVRKELETITPDRENLLRLYKKLKDVNLHFVRKETQLFPYLEKKGFDKPTTVMWTLHDRIRKGIKDSITALEHGRIDEFLKIQESLPEEIDGMTFKEEKILFPTALMMLSEDEWKQIRSNEKDLEYCFIEQPESWGDSPQPVSAPLNGLASLIEGALSIEQLNAVFSHLPFDISFVDENDRVKFYNSAPDRIFPRSPDVIGREVKYCHPPKSVATVMEILDSFRNGKRDKAEFWLTLGGRFLHIRYFAVRSGDGRYMGTLEVMQDVTEVRKLEGTRTLLSWE, encoded by the coding sequence ATGAAAATCACAAAGGAAATGACAGTCCACAAAGTTGTCTCACAGTATCCGCATCTGAAAGATATTTTTATAGAATCCGGCTTTAAAAGCATTACAGACCCCATTAAGTTCAGCACTGTCGCTAAGGTTATCAGCCTTGAAAACGCATGCAGGATGAAGGATGTTGACCCGGCAGCCTTCCTTGAAAAGCTTAATAATGCTGTGGGCGGAGGTTATGACAAATCATCCGAAATGGAGCGCCATATTGAGATCGATAAAAACAGGGCGGAGAAAATAGCCGCCATAGTGAGCAAATTTTTTGACGGGGCGGACAGGGTTCTGCTGCAAAAAGAATATGATGCGATAGCGCCTGTCACTGCGGCGGAATTTGCCTATGCGGAACAGCTTATATCCGATGCCGGAGCGCCGGACAGCAAGTTTGAGAACGAGATAGGCGGAGTTCTGGCTCTTTTCCGTTCTTCCCTTGAGAACAACACTGTGCCTAATCTGCCTGCGGGGCATCCGGTTTCCACATATATAAAAGAAAATGCCGAGATACTCAGACTCACAGCAGAAGTCAGAAAAGAGCTTGAAACAATCACCCCTGACAGGGAGAACCTGCTCCGGCTTTATAAAAAGCTGAAGGATGTCAACCTCCACTTCGTCCGCAAGGAGACACAGCTTTTCCCCTACCTTGAGAAAAAAGGGTTCGACAAGCCAACAACCGTTATGTGGACGCTCCATGACAGGATAAGAAAAGGGATCAAAGACAGCATAACAGCACTTGAGCACGGAAGGATTGATGAATTTCTCAAGATACAGGAATCACTGCCAGAAGAGATAGACGGAATGACCTTCAAAGAGGAAAAGATCCTTTTCCCCACAGCGCTTATGATGCTGAGCGAGGATGAGTGGAAGCAGATAAGAAGCAACGAAAAAGATCTTGAATACTGCTTCATAGAACAGCCCGAAAGCTGGGGAGACAGCCCTCAGCCCGTGTCTGCACCTTTAAACGGGCTGGCATCGCTCATAGAAGGCGCATTATCAATCGAGCAGCTTAATGCTGTTTTCAGCCACCTGCCGTTCGATATATCATTTGTGGATGAGAACGACCGGGTAAAATTCTACAACTCCGCACCGGACAGAATATTTCCCCGCAGCCCCGATGTCATAGGGCGTGAGGTGAAGTACTGCCACCCGCCGAAAAGCGTTGCCACAGTTATGGAAATTCTCGACTCATTCAGAAACGGGAAAAGGGACAAGGCTGAGTTCTGGCTCACTCTGGGCGGCAGATTCCTCCACATCAGATACTTCGCAGTAAGAAGCGGAGACGGCAGATACATGGGGACACTGGAAGTAATGCAGGATGTGACCGAAGTGAGGAAGCTGGAAGGAACAAGAACCCTGCTCTCATGGGAGTAG
- a CDS encoding 4Fe-4S binding protein, which translates to MFGLRANKILTVKPDSAFCVRMYHKKAECRDCLDACTEDAVIIGRPGTGISIDETKCINCGKCVGVCAYGAFKRSGTTEDIFCSFMLDKAKSGLLQLSCRETIIKRVYRLECLGELHAVNLLWLLTKGISSFFFHHGACSECRLQNGCDILGKQIDSIRNLCESLSGVNLTVETHEDKIVLTAEGFPSVKAAGPVNLNRRGFFKHIGMEMTLGLANTLDVFSAQEYKPVSFSGNRKKPSQRQMLLLAVLTVLKGNFSNPFHYDRNLPVCEMDIDESRCSRCGLCVRLCPTGSLSLSDGRVVYSSDFCSGCQTCIKACTEKCFSVKVNFIPR; encoded by the coding sequence ATGTTCGGTTTAAGAGCAAATAAAATCTTAACGGTAAAACCTGATTCGGCGTTTTGCGTTAGAATGTACCACAAAAAAGCAGAATGCAGAGATTGCTTGGATGCCTGTACTGAAGACGCTGTAATAATCGGCCGCCCCGGAACGGGAATCTCAATTGATGAAACGAAGTGTATAAATTGTGGGAAATGCGTAGGAGTCTGTGCTTACGGAGCATTTAAAAGGAGTGGCACCACTGAGGACATTTTCTGTTCATTTATGCTTGATAAAGCAAAAAGTGGCCTATTGCAATTATCCTGCAGGGAAACAATCATCAAACGGGTTTACAGGCTGGAATGTCTGGGTGAACTGCACGCTGTAAACCTTTTGTGGCTTCTGACCAAAGGGATATCCTCCTTTTTCTTTCACCACGGTGCTTGCAGTGAGTGCCGCTTGCAAAACGGTTGTGATATACTGGGCAAACAGATTGACAGTATCAGGAATTTGTGTGAATCCCTCAGCGGGGTAAATTTAACAGTTGAAACTCATGAGGATAAAATTGTGTTGACAGCAGAGGGTTTCCCTAGTGTCAAAGCAGCCGGACCTGTTAATCTTAACCGCAGAGGCTTTTTTAAACATATCGGTATGGAAATGACGTTAGGGTTGGCCAACACTCTGGATGTGTTTTCTGCACAGGAGTATAAACCTGTCAGCTTCAGCGGTAACAGAAAAAAACCTTCTCAACGGCAGATGCTTTTACTGGCAGTATTAACCGTGTTGAAAGGGAACTTTTCTAATCCTTTTCATTATGACAGAAATCTCCCGGTGTGTGAAATGGATATTGATGAGTCCCGATGTTCTCGATGCGGCCTGTGTGTAAGGCTTTGCCCCACGGGTTCTTTAAGTCTTAGTGACGGAAGGGTAGTCTACAGCTCTGATTTCTGTTCTGGGTGTCAGACATGCATAAAGGCCTGCACAGAAAAATGCTTCTCTGTAAAAGTGAACTTTATACCTCGCTAA
- a CDS encoding prevent-host-death protein — translation MLKISANEIKTKGIGALENETLITVRGREKFIVLDIESYNYLRECELDKAISDSINDIEKGDYKTESVDEHIKRVLDAV, via the coding sequence ATGTTGAAAATATCTGCAAATGAGATAAAAACAAAGGGGATAGGGGCTTTGGAAAATGAAACTCTTATCACTGTCAGAGGCAGAGAAAAGTTCATCGTTCTGGACATTGAATCCTATAACTATCTCAGGGAATGCGAGCTTGATAAAGCCATTTCGGACAGTATCAATGACATAGAAAAGGGGGACTACAAAACAGAGTCTGTTGATGAACACATAAAAAGAGTTTTAGATGCCGTATAG
- a CDS encoding 4Fe-4S dicluster domain-containing protein, whose product MSQWGFYFDQTRCVGCKACMLACKNWNDDKRGDYSINKDSMRPDTDWYTSDTYVVDVNQMDQESFYLNSSGETNYEQNRKYYMKEEWRRVNHNERAYPFPVKHASVACNHCSEPACAKACPMGIIYKEKDYGIVLVNTSGCISCGKCKSSCPWDAPQFYSPDYSEFDQDDPARPKMTKCTLCLDRIKEGLKPACVASCLNRALDAGPIDQLRNKWGGFGKNIVEASAMDPDDFADGTELGPNIIFVKK is encoded by the coding sequence ATGAGTCAATGGGGATTTTATTTTGACCAGACAAGATGTGTTGGATGTAAGGCCTGCATGCTTGCTTGTAAAAACTGGAACGATGACAAAAGAGGAGACTACAGCATAAATAAAGATAGTATGCGACCGGATACCGACTGGTACACATCTGACACTTATGTTGTGGATGTAAATCAAATGGATCAGGAATCCTTTTATTTGAACAGCTCCGGTGAAACCAACTATGAGCAGAACAGAAAGTATTATATGAAGGAGGAATGGAGAAGGGTCAATCATAATGAAAGAGCATATCCGTTTCCCGTAAAACATGCATCTGTTGCCTGTAATCACTGCAGTGAACCTGCATGTGCTAAGGCCTGTCCGATGGGTATCATCTATAAGGAGAAGGATTACGGCATTGTTCTTGTAAACACATCTGGATGCATATCATGCGGCAAATGCAAGAGTTCATGTCCGTGGGATGCGCCTCAATTTTACTCACCTGACTACAGCGAATTTGATCAGGATGACCCTGCCAGACCAAAGATGACCAAGTGCACCTTGTGTCTGGACAGAATTAAAGAAGGTCTTAAACCAGCATGTGTAGCAAGCTGTCTGAACAGAGCTTTAGATGCAGGGCCAATTGATCAGCTCAGAAATAAATGGGGTGGTTTTGGAAAAAACATTGTGGAAGCCTCGGCAATGGACCCTGATGACTTTGCAGACGGTACTGAGCTCGGACCAAATATTATCTTTGTAAAGAAATAG
- a CDS encoding TorD/DmsD family molecular chaperone encodes MELNVFQNATRLRDFVYSFLSRGYLKEADEKYLSDMNNNLDLLSDYNTNTNEQMLSKGIETMRNLLSKADSFSDLAEELAFKYATLFLNVSPNDVVSHVHPYESVYLSPNNLVMQEQRDEVLELYAEFQLGVTKEFKEPEDHIAVELAFLQKLNELVYRSLEEGNLDEAVSILKAHRKFMEQHLLRWVHLLGRDLLSADADGFYAALAHMTMGFVKVDYSYVSEMVEYLENGGQ; translated from the coding sequence GTGGAACTCAATGTTTTTCAAAATGCAACCAGACTAAGGGATTTTGTCTATAGCTTCCTGTCAAGAGGCTACCTGAAGGAAGCAGACGAGAAATATCTCTCAGACATGAATAATAACCTGGATTTATTATCAGACTACAACACCAATACAAATGAACAAATGCTTTCCAAAGGCATTGAAACAATGCGAAATCTGCTCAGTAAAGCTGACAGCTTTTCTGATTTAGCTGAAGAGCTGGCATTTAAATATGCAACTCTTTTTTTAAACGTATCACCTAATGATGTAGTAAGTCACGTTCATCCATATGAATCAGTTTATCTGTCGCCAAACAACCTGGTCATGCAGGAGCAGAGAGATGAAGTTTTAGAGCTTTATGCAGAATTTCAGCTTGGGGTAACAAAAGAATTTAAAGAGCCGGAAGATCATATAGCTGTGGAATTAGCTTTTCTACAGAAACTTAATGAACTGGTTTACAGGAGCCTTGAGGAAGGTAATCTGGATGAAGCAGTCAGTATACTCAAAGCACACCGTAAGTTTATGGAACAGCATCTCCTCAGGTGGGTTCATTTATTAGGAAGAGATTTACTTTCTGCCGATGCCGATGGTTTTTACGCCGCTCTTGCACATATGACAATGGGCTTTGTAAAAGTAGATTATTCGTATGTCAGTGAAATGGTCGAATACCTAGAGAACGGTGGCCAATAG
- a CDS encoding B12-binding domain-containing radical SAM protein, whose product MNQLDPIVSTNTIPIQQGYIASYLKKNKHDSVILDDVKDVPLTLDKLNRYMQEFQPGLVGFCGYHYLMERIRFFAGFIKMFYPETKIILGGPQALFMPEEGLVDLQDFDIICNRGEGEITTLEIVEALCNGDSLKNVPGISFKDSDKYFTTQVPKCMPDNLDIYPSPYISGIIDLSMKKTASVFTSRGCEHMCNFCVTPFFNSQKIRFHSIEHVLEEMEYLESAGMESLWIGDPNFTAYRNRTAELMEQKINKGIRIPFWCQTRVDMVDKKLLRLMKEAGLHCIGFGLESGSDNVLDNMNKGVFVNRFHEMVSYAQSIGLRVELFSMYGQPGETYEDARKTITVVQKYNIPIYANSCAQQLQLTYGSIYGKNPEKFKFRLSSKYLPRYLSYWHEYETCSMTTQDIKGTQAVWALYNAETEYNIKNNINIFHTIDFLITNREMLKKEQRFYEYLLYLASLLEDKEIMMECIEGFRRHISNDKARISQLLKQAEIYTESDRIQENSRAIVFCQYEGGDVSEKHILKPGLNDLRSRFPKFVLKGMKVQESKRVRLDDGTNVSLIVTVIRIFDRVKVKNINQLYGKYSQHNYSYLTFQLLERSSNELLLFLALKSTSYSRLSEMPHIFLNLVSYYSKMHKFTEIERCFQAMLSYTHDPHRTAEAFGDIIAFAGKYKEAADYYHKSDSSEQTLIKLAYTYAKSGNFEKAYELIVDMNKDDDIFYNEVMLECLQNLFPEKQNVIRNLNHKIMHMKVLKIAKDSNLTAQSAKGAVL is encoded by the coding sequence ATGAATCAACTCGATCCGATAGTATCTACGAATACAATTCCAATACAACAAGGATATATAGCTTCTTATCTTAAAAAGAACAAGCATGACAGTGTAATTCTAGATGATGTAAAAGATGTTCCTCTTACACTAGATAAATTAAATAGATATATGCAGGAGTTTCAGCCCGGTCTGGTGGGTTTTTGCGGCTATCATTATCTTATGGAACGTATACGCTTTTTTGCAGGGTTTATAAAAATGTTTTATCCTGAAACAAAAATAATTTTGGGTGGACCTCAGGCTCTTTTCATGCCGGAAGAAGGACTTGTTGATCTCCAGGATTTTGATATAATCTGCAACAGAGGCGAGGGAGAAATAACAACACTGGAGATAGTAGAGGCACTTTGCAATGGAGACAGCCTGAAAAATGTTCCCGGGATTTCATTCAAAGATTCCGATAAATATTTCACCACTCAGGTTCCGAAGTGTATGCCGGACAATCTTGATATTTACCCATCGCCGTATATCAGCGGTATTATTGATCTAAGCATGAAAAAAACAGCCTCTGTTTTTACTTCGAGAGGCTGTGAGCATATGTGTAATTTTTGTGTGACCCCTTTTTTTAACAGTCAAAAGATACGCTTTCACTCGATAGAGCATGTTTTAGAAGAAATGGAATATCTTGAATCAGCAGGTATGGAAAGTCTCTGGATAGGTGATCCTAACTTTACCGCATACAGAAACCGGACTGCTGAACTGATGGAACAGAAAATAAATAAAGGAATAAGAATACCTTTCTGGTGCCAAACCAGAGTGGATATGGTTGATAAGAAACTGCTGAGGCTAATGAAAGAGGCAGGTCTGCACTGTATTGGCTTTGGGCTTGAGTCAGGAAGCGATAATGTTCTTGATAACATGAATAAAGGGGTATTTGTAAACAGATTTCATGAAATGGTCAGTTACGCACAGTCCATCGGTTTAAGGGTTGAACTTTTCTCCATGTACGGTCAGCCGGGTGAAACCTATGAAGATGCCAGAAAGACAATCACTGTTGTTCAGAAATATAACATACCTATATACGCAAACTCATGTGCACAGCAGCTTCAGCTCACTTACGGTTCCATATACGGGAAGAACCCTGAAAAGTTTAAATTCAGACTGAGCAGCAAATACCTGCCCAGGTATCTTTCTTATTGGCATGAGTATGAAACCTGTTCAATGACAACACAGGATATAAAAGGCACGCAGGCGGTCTGGGCTCTTTATAATGCAGAAACCGAGTATAATATAAAAAATAATATAAATATTTTCCATACAATCGATTTTTTGATAACAAACAGAGAAATGCTTAAAAAAGAACAGCGCTTTTATGAATACCTGCTTTACCTTGCATCACTGCTTGAAGATAAAGAAATAATGATGGAGTGTATTGAAGGTTTCAGGCGGCATATTTCAAATGATAAAGCAAGAATATCCCAGCTTCTTAAACAGGCAGAAATATATACTGAATCTGATAGAATACAGGAGAACAGCCGTGCAATTGTATTTTGCCAATACGAAGGCGGCGATGTTTCCGAAAAACATATTCTCAAACCCGGACTCAATGATCTCAGAAGTCGGTTTCCCAAGTTCGTTCTGAAAGGGATGAAAGTACAGGAGTCCAAAAGGGTCAGGCTGGACGATGGGACAAATGTCAGCCTGATTGTTACTGTAATCAGGATATTTGACAGGGTCAAAGTAAAAAATATAAATCAGCTGTACGGAAAGTATTCGCAGCATAACTATAGTTACTTAACTTTTCAGCTTTTGGAAAGGTCCAGCAATGAACTTCTGTTATTTCTGGCTCTGAAAAGTACATCCTACAGCCGGCTTTCTGAAATGCCTCATATTTTTCTTAATTTAGTATCTTATTATTCAAAAATGCACAAATTTACAGAAATTGAGAGATGCTTTCAGGCTATGCTCAGCTACACTCATGACCCTCATAGAACTGCTGAAGCCTTTGGAGATATTATTGCATTTGCCGGCAAATACAAAGAGGCAGCAGACTACTATCATAAGTCAGATTCCAGTGAGCAAACCCTGATTAAACTGGCTTATACATATGCCAAATCAGGAAATTTTGAAAAAGCCTATGAGCTGATCGTGGATATGAATAAAGATGATGATATTTTCTACAATGAAGTGATGCTTGAATGTCTGCAAAATCTCTTCCCTGAGAAACAGAATGTCATCAGAAATTTAAACCATAAAATTATGCATATGAAAGTTCTTAAAATTGCAAAAGATAGCAATCTCACTGCTCAGTCTGCTAAAGGAGCTGTCCTTTGA
- a CDS encoding helix-turn-helix domain-containing protein: MTQEDVEERMRTTDSAISRLESVNSKNSLSINTLAKYAEAAGTELKIVVADELKRRSLQLR, encoded by the coding sequence TTGACCCAGGAAGATGTGGAAGAGCGCATGAGAACAACAGACAGTGCCATAAGCCGTCTGGAGAGTGTAAATTCTAAGAACTCACTGAGCATAAACACTCTGGCCAAATATGCTGAGGCTGCGGGAACTGAACTCAAAATAGTTGTGGCTGATGAGCTCAAAAGGCGGAGCTTGCAGCTTCGTTAG
- a CDS encoding type II toxin-antitoxin system RelE/ParE family toxin yields the protein MPYRILYTDSYNKKAARFLKKHPEIVPLYKKALLLLEINPFHNSLRLHKLSGKYSDLYSVSINLQYRVTIELIISEEKIIPINIGDHSTVYK from the coding sequence ATGCCGTATAGGATTCTTTATACTGACAGCTACAATAAAAAAGCCGCCCGTTTTCTGAAAAAGCATCCGGAGATAGTGCCGCTTTATAAAAAAGCTCTTTTACTGCTTGAGATAAACCCTTTTCATAACTCATTAAGACTGCACAAGCTTTCGGGTAAGTACAGCGATCTGTATTCAGTAAGCATCAACCTGCAATATCGGGTAACGATTGAGCTTATTATTTCAGAAGAAAAGATTATTCCTATAAATATCGGAGATCACAGCACGGTCTATAAATAG
- a CDS encoding lipid A deacylase LpxR family protein: MGKTTGALLKYTAAFMAAVLLTAAPQKASAWPDGPNGTLSFVIENDIFYSDQYYTNGVRASWTTAADKRPEWALNAARLFPFFPDNASVRTNYAIGQNMYTPKETDMENPPSDDHPYAGWLYGSVGLIAENGRQLDQIEFTLGVVGPASLAEQTQKFVHKVRGIDIPQGWDTQLKNEPGFILTYQRSWRSYVSESFLGVPFDITPHAGGALGNVFTYANTGITLRYGEGLPVDYGPPRIQPSLPGSGFFIPQKHLSWYLFAGIEGRYVARNIFLDGNSFTESRSVDKERFVGDLQMGVVVSKGNVRLAYTKVLRTREFKTQPADRQDFGALSVSVQF, from the coding sequence ATGGGGAAAACAACCGGGGCTTTGTTAAAATACACGGCGGCTTTTATGGCGGCTGTCCTGCTGACTGCCGCCCCGCAGAAAGCCTCCGCATGGCCGGACGGCCCGAACGGCACGCTGAGCTTTGTCATAGAAAACGATATTTTCTACAGCGACCAGTATTATACAAACGGCGTGCGCGCCTCATGGACTACCGCGGCGGACAAAAGGCCTGAATGGGCGCTGAACGCCGCCCGCCTCTTCCCCTTCTTTCCGGATAACGCCTCAGTGCGGACAAACTACGCAATAGGGCAGAATATGTACACTCCGAAGGAAACGGATATGGAAAATCCGCCTTCCGATGACCACCCCTATGCAGGCTGGCTTTACGGCTCTGTGGGCTTAATAGCGGAAAACGGCCGCCAGCTTGACCAGATAGAGTTTACCCTCGGCGTTGTTGGTCCGGCATCCCTTGCGGAACAGACGCAGAAGTTTGTCCACAAGGTCAGAGGCATTGACATACCGCAGGGCTGGGACACACAGTTAAAGAACGAACCGGGATTTATCCTCACTTACCAGAGAAGCTGGCGAAGCTATGTTTCGGAATCGTTTCTCGGAGTGCCGTTTGACATCACACCCCACGCAGGCGGCGCATTGGGCAATGTTTTTACATACGCAAACACGGGGATAACCCTGCGCTACGGGGAAGGACTTCCCGTTGACTACGGCCCGCCCAGAATCCAGCCCAGCCTGCCCGGCTCCGGCTTCTTTATCCCGCAGAAACACCTGAGCTGGTATCTTTTCGCAGGTATCGAAGGCAGATACGTTGCCCGTAATATATTCTTAGACGGCAACAGTTTTACCGAAAGCCGCAGTGTGGACAAGGAGCGGTTTGTGGGCGATCTTCAGATGGGTGTCGTAGTCAGCAAAGGCAATGTGCGGCTGGCATATACCAAGGTTCTGCGTACACGTGAATTCAAAACCCAGCCCGCCGACAGACAGGACTTCGGCGCACTGAGCGTTTCCGTGCAGTTCTGA